A single region of the Candidatus Omnitrophota bacterium genome encodes:
- a CDS encoding ABC transporter ATP-binding protein, translating to MTLPIEVANLTKRYDNVTALSGISFSVHPGEIMGFLGPNGAGKTTTLRILTGIIAPTAGTVRIDGLDVTAHPLEVRRLIGYLPENVALYHELRVEEYLSYRAAIKGVPKTARRSRLEAAMAQCDIVDMRRRLIGRLSKGYRQRVALADCLLAQPKILILDEPTVGLDPHQIRQTRELITTLGRSATVLLSTHILPEVEMTCQRVAIIHQGRIIAVDTPASLRQRLQGNPMIRVQLRGNAGDIETALKQLPGVARVMPKGPANGSAAFEVEPSPGVDVREAIFHLAVARQWTLQELAQTQISLEDVFIHLTTKEAEPSDSPLTYSLTR from the coding sequence ATGACGCTTCCCATTGAAGTCGCCAACCTCACGAAGCGCTACGACAACGTCACTGCGCTCTCCGGCATCTCCTTTAGCGTCCACCCCGGCGAGATCATGGGGTTCTTAGGACCTAACGGTGCGGGCAAAACCACCACACTGCGCATCCTGACCGGCATCATCGCGCCGACCGCCGGCACGGTCCGCATCGATGGGCTTGATGTGACGGCCCATCCGCTGGAGGTCCGCCGGCTCATCGGCTACCTGCCGGAAAACGTGGCCCTCTACCATGAGCTGCGGGTTGAAGAGTACCTTTCGTATCGCGCCGCCATCAAAGGCGTGCCGAAGACCGCGCGGCGATCGCGGCTTGAGGCCGCGATGGCGCAATGCGATATCGTGGATATGCGTCGGCGGCTCATCGGCCGGCTCTCCAAAGGCTACCGCCAACGGGTTGCCTTAGCGGATTGCCTCTTAGCGCAACCGAAAATCTTGATTCTGGATGAGCCCACCGTTGGGCTGGACCCCCACCAAATCCGCCAAACTCGAGAACTCATTACGACCCTCGGACGCTCCGCCACCGTCTTGCTCTCCACGCATATCCTGCCGGAGGTGGAGATGACCTGCCAGCGGGTCGCGATCATCCATCAGGGACGCATCATCGCCGTTGATACCCCGGCGTCGCTTCGCCAGCGCCTGCAGGGCAACCCCATGATCCGCGTCCAACTGCGCGGCAACGCCGGCGATATCGAAACCGCCTTGAAGCAGCTGCCCGGCGTGGCACGGGTCATGCCCAAAGGCCCGGCGAACGGATCCGCCGCCTTCGAAGTGGAACCCTCACCCGGCGTTGACGTCCGTGAGGCCATCTTTCACCTCGCGGTGGCGCGCCAGTGGACGCTGCAAGAACTCGCGCAAACGCAGATCTCGCTCGAAGATGTCTTCATCCACCTCACCACCAAGGAAGCGGAACCCTCAGACTCCCCCCTGACTTACTCACTCACTCGCTAA
- a CDS encoding ABC transporter permease subunit, producing the protein MTTLWTLTLRELKAFWYSPIAYAVSGLFLLLQGVVFTILLAVLVDPRFDPTVTTITQLFFGGTVYFWFMGLIIPSLLTMRAFSEETRSGTIEALLTAPVTETQVVLAKFLGAWLNYIALWASTAVFFLVLRRFLPFDWGPVLTGYLGTWLMGGVLIAVGVLASSLTRNQVIAAVLSFVAILLLFSIGILDVFVQDPEGSKMIQYFSLLEQLHGFSKGLIDTRPIVLYASIASIALFLTGRVISNPRWRS; encoded by the coding sequence ATGACCACGCTCTGGACCTTGACCCTTCGCGAACTGAAAGCCTTTTGGTATTCGCCGATCGCCTACGCGGTCAGCGGACTGTTTCTACTCTTGCAAGGTGTCGTGTTCACGATTCTGTTGGCCGTCCTTGTCGACCCGCGATTTGATCCGACGGTCACGACGATCACGCAGCTGTTCTTCGGCGGCACGGTGTACTTCTGGTTCATGGGGCTCATCATTCCCTCGCTGCTGACCATGCGCGCGTTCAGCGAAGAAACGCGCAGCGGCACCATCGAAGCGCTGCTGACCGCTCCGGTGACGGAAACCCAGGTCGTGCTGGCCAAGTTCCTGGGGGCGTGGCTGAACTACATCGCGCTCTGGGCATCCACCGCGGTGTTCTTCCTGGTCTTGCGGCGATTTCTGCCGTTTGACTGGGGCCCGGTGCTCACGGGGTACCTTGGCACGTGGCTGATGGGCGGCGTGCTCATTGCCGTCGGCGTTCTGGCCTCGAGCTTGACGCGCAATCAGGTCATTGCCGCCGTGCTATCGTTCGTCGCGATCCTGCTGCTCTTCTCCATCGGCATCTTGGATGTGTTTGTGCAGGATCCCGAAGGCAGCAAGATGATCCAATACTTCTCGCTGCTGGAGCAGCTGCATGGCTTTTCGAAGGGCCTCATCGACACGCGGCCGATCGTGCTCTACGCCAGCATCGCCTCGATCGCGCTGTTTCTGACGGGCCGCGTCATCAGCAACCCGAGATGGCGA